One region of Endozoicomonas sp. Mp262 genomic DNA includes:
- a CDS encoding YeaC family protein, which translates to MSEFVSQVTPGLYRQLKESLELGKWPNGLDLTAEQKEVVLLAMLVYERQHLPESRRTGYMPVQCRQGKDETTVDTGSDSPESIIRFKP; encoded by the coding sequence ATGAGTGAATTTGTCAGTCAGGTAACCCCCGGGTTGTACCGGCAGTTAAAAGAATCCCTGGAGTTAGGTAAATGGCCCAATGGACTGGATTTGACCGCAGAACAGAAAGAGGTGGTTCTGCTGGCTATGTTAGTATACGAACGTCAACACCTGCCTGAATCCCGGCGTACAGGTTATATGCCTGTGCAGTGCCGGCAGGGAAAAGATGAAACCACTGTTGACACAGGTTCTGATAGCCCCGAAAGTATCATCCGATTTAAACCGTAA
- a CDS encoding NAD(+) kinase: MEQFKCIGVTGRQGRAEASDTLTRLLQFLGDRKLSVFLDERIDNLLPGHGLPVCQRTEMGERCDLVIVVGGDGSLLGAARDLVHYNVPVIGVNRGRLGFLTDICPSELETQLSEVLEGQYLEESRFLMEAQVKRDGTLIGEGSALNDVVLHPGKSTRIIEFELYIDGQFVYKQRSDGLIISTPTGSTAYALSGGGPIMHPTLDAIVLVPMFPHMLTNRPLVVDGNSELKLVISTNNDIYPQVSCDGQIHIGGAPGDQIIIRKKPEKLRAIHPLNHNFYEACRSKLRWNYQEYSR; the protein is encoded by the coding sequence ATGGAACAGTTTAAATGTATAGGAGTGACCGGTCGCCAGGGGCGTGCGGAAGCGTCGGATACCTTGACGCGCCTGTTACAGTTTCTTGGTGACCGAAAGCTTTCTGTATTCCTGGATGAGCGAATTGACAACCTGCTTCCGGGGCATGGCCTGCCTGTTTGTCAGCGTACTGAAATGGGAGAGCGGTGTGACCTTGTTATTGTTGTTGGAGGTGATGGTAGCCTGTTAGGGGCTGCCAGAGACCTGGTTCATTATAATGTACCGGTAATTGGCGTTAATCGCGGCCGGTTGGGTTTTTTAACCGATATTTGCCCCAGTGAACTGGAAACCCAGCTATCAGAGGTACTTGAAGGACAGTATCTGGAAGAAAGCCGGTTTTTGATGGAAGCCCAGGTCAAGCGTGACGGGACATTGATCGGCGAGGGAAGTGCCTTGAATGATGTGGTGTTGCACCCGGGGAAGTCCACCCGGATTATTGAGTTTGAACTCTATATCGATGGTCAGTTTGTCTATAAACAGCGCTCGGATGGATTAATTATTTCTACCCCCACAGGTTCTACCGCTTACGCCTTATCCGGTGGTGGCCCTATTATGCACCCCACCCTTGATGCCATTGTGCTGGTTCCCATGTTTCCCCATATGCTGACGAACCGCCCCCTGGTTGTTGATGGCAATAGTGAACTTAAGTTGGTTATCAGTACGAATAATGACATCTACCCTCAGGTTAGCTGTGATGGCCAGATTCATATAGGGGGAGCCCCTGGAGACCAGATTATTATTCGGAAGAAGCCGGAAAAACTAAGAGCGATCCATCCGTTAAACCATAATTTTTATGAGGCCTGTCGTTCCAAGTTGCGTTGGAACTATCAGGAATATAGCCGGTGA
- a CDS encoding VWA domain-containing protein, with protein MLELEWPWILLAAPLPLIIYKLIPPAAQANERALKVPFYRELVSNTYTSTVEIKSSNTYTIWLLGLIWLLLLLAASQPKWLGDPVQLKGSGRDLMLAVDLSGSMEIRDMELNNQAVDRLTATKHVLTDFIQRRRGDRIGLILFGSQAYLQAPLTFDLKTVKTLMDESNIGIAGNKTAIGDALGLSVKHLRNRPEESRVLILLTDGANTAGQISPIQAAKLAQEKQIKIYAIGMGADEMIQPGLFGSSIGARKVNPSADLDEKTLTEIAELTGGQYFRARNTEELDKIYQLLDQLEPVDQEEEVFRPSKALYPWPLASALIISLLMALSSLWSGFRPFNKRGQV; from the coding sequence ATGCTTGAACTGGAATGGCCCTGGATACTACTGGCAGCCCCATTACCCCTGATAATTTACAAGTTAATTCCACCGGCTGCCCAGGCAAACGAACGCGCATTAAAAGTTCCCTTTTACCGGGAACTGGTCAGTAACACCTATACCAGCACTGTTGAGATAAAAAGCAGCAATACATATACCATCTGGCTGTTAGGACTTATCTGGCTGTTATTACTATTGGCTGCCAGCCAGCCAAAGTGGCTGGGTGATCCCGTACAACTGAAAGGTTCCGGCCGTGACTTGATGCTGGCGGTAGATCTGTCTGGCAGCATGGAAATAAGAGATATGGAGCTGAATAACCAGGCTGTAGATCGTTTAACGGCAACAAAACATGTTCTGACAGACTTCATTCAGCGACGTCGCGGGGATCGTATAGGCCTCATTTTATTTGGCTCTCAGGCGTATTTGCAGGCACCGCTGACCTTTGACCTGAAAACCGTCAAGACCTTGATGGACGAATCAAATATTGGTATCGCCGGCAACAAGACAGCCATAGGTGATGCCCTGGGCCTGTCCGTCAAGCACCTTCGTAATCGGCCGGAAGAAAGCCGGGTACTGATTTTGTTAACTGATGGTGCCAATACCGCCGGTCAAATCAGTCCCATTCAAGCCGCCAAACTTGCCCAGGAAAAGCAAATCAAGATTTATGCCATTGGCATGGGAGCGGATGAAATGATCCAGCCGGGACTGTTTGGCTCATCCATTGGTGCCAGAAAAGTCAATCCATCCGCAGATCTTGATGAGAAAACCCTTACAGAAATTGCCGAACTAACGGGTGGCCAATATTTCAGAGCCCGTAATACCGAGGAACTGGATAAAATTTATCAATTGCTTGACCAACTTGAACCTGTTGACCAGGAGGAAGAGGTGTTTCGCCCCAGTAAGGCTCTCTATCCCTGGCCTCTGGCCTCCGCACTTATCATCAGTTTATTGATGGCATTAAGTTCATTGTGGTCCGGCTTCAGGCCTTTTAATAAGCGGGGGCAGGTATGA
- a CDS encoding BatD family protein, with product MEIIQNTALYRTFLVTLLYMLVVFSQPSFATFSASVDHSVIGSHETFELNLRSDTDSASAPDLSKLEKDFDVLGTRQSRQVRIINGRSESWRDWIITLAPKRTGSLTIPAISLGSEQSSPVTITVSGTLNQPGTTSNVSPVFMRAELDTEQVYIQQEVVLTLKIFHRVNLYDDSRLSPLEIEDAIVQQLGDTKKYESVIDGTRYGIFELKFAIYPQKTGSLMIPAMTFTGTMADRRAPFSGMFSMGGKPIVARSPEILLSVQEQPDDYPGHDWLPTKKLTLTESWSQSLDSIKVGDAVTRTITMQADGLNAAQLPPLNLPSPSGANSYPDQSSTEDIPTAEGIIGKRVSAIAIVPTQAGPMTLPAIKVTWFDTQRKIVRTTEIPGRTIQVQPAENYELVQPFKAAAPVETTTEQTTPVAEEEVPPQQESYWKWLALAMGLLWLITGLGGWLFWKKSRKSPLQTTNKATGKTTVVVDKTDEKSLFQQFENTCHNHEKPGMILESFKQWSRVYLNAPELATVQQCVQRFDSETLKTVCHQIDSAIYSGKTAEAEAEELLALCQKMRKNRSRKKIHEETVELYPQ from the coding sequence ATGGAGATCATTCAGAATACAGCGCTTTATCGCACGTTCTTAGTCACCCTGCTGTATATGCTGGTCGTCTTTTCACAACCATCATTTGCAACCTTCAGTGCCTCAGTGGATCATTCCGTTATTGGTTCTCACGAAACCTTTGAACTGAATCTCAGATCTGACACGGATAGTGCCAGTGCTCCCGACCTGAGCAAGCTGGAGAAAGACTTCGATGTTCTCGGAACCCGCCAAAGCCGACAGGTGCGGATTATCAATGGCCGCAGTGAATCCTGGAGAGACTGGATCATTACCCTGGCACCCAAAAGAACAGGATCGCTCACTATTCCTGCTATATCACTGGGCTCAGAGCAATCCTCCCCGGTAACCATTACCGTCAGCGGCACCCTTAATCAGCCAGGAACGACCAGTAATGTCAGCCCTGTTTTTATGAGGGCAGAACTGGATACCGAGCAGGTTTATATTCAGCAGGAGGTGGTACTGACCCTTAAGATCTTCCATCGGGTCAATTTATATGACGATAGCCGCTTATCACCCCTGGAAATTGAAGATGCCATTGTCCAGCAATTAGGTGATACAAAAAAATACGAATCGGTTATCGATGGCACTCGCTACGGTATTTTTGAACTCAAGTTTGCCATCTACCCCCAGAAAACCGGTAGCCTGATGATCCCTGCCATGACCTTTACCGGCACTATGGCCGATAGAAGGGCACCCTTCAGCGGGATGTTTTCAATGGGAGGCAAACCCATTGTGGCCCGATCCCCGGAAATCTTGCTGTCCGTACAGGAGCAACCCGATGACTATCCTGGCCATGATTGGCTGCCCACCAAAAAGCTAACCCTCACTGAATCCTGGAGCCAATCGCTGGATTCCATCAAAGTGGGTGATGCGGTTACCCGCACCATTACCATGCAGGCCGACGGATTGAATGCAGCCCAGTTGCCCCCCCTTAACCTTCCAAGCCCATCGGGAGCCAACAGCTATCCGGACCAGTCCTCCACAGAAGATATACCCACAGCAGAGGGCATTATTGGCAAGCGGGTTTCAGCCATTGCCATAGTACCAACCCAGGCAGGGCCTATGACCTTGCCTGCCATTAAAGTCACCTGGTTTGACACCCAGAGAAAGATTGTCAGAACCACAGAAATCCCCGGTAGAACCATTCAAGTTCAACCTGCGGAAAATTATGAGCTGGTTCAGCCCTTCAAGGCTGCGGCACCGGTTGAAACAACAACAGAACAGACGACTCCCGTAGCAGAGGAGGAGGTACCCCCTCAACAGGAAAGCTACTGGAAATGGCTTGCCCTGGCGATGGGATTGCTTTGGCTGATAACAGGGTTAGGAGGCTGGCTGTTCTGGAAGAAATCCAGAAAATCACCCTTACAAACAACGAATAAAGCCACTGGAAAAACAACAGTCGTCGTTGATAAAACAGATGAGAAGTCACTATTCCAGCAGTTTGAAAACACCTGCCATAACCATGAAAAGCCGGGCATGATACTGGAGAGCTTTAAACAGTGGAGCAGGGTATACCTCAATGCTCCCGAGCTGGCAACAGTCCAGCAATGTGTACAACGGTTTGACTCGGAAACACTTAAAACAGTGTGCCACCAAATAGATTCAGCCATCTATTCTGGCAAAACGGCCGAAGCAGAAGCGGAGGAGCTGCTTGCTCTTTGTCAGAAGATGAGAAAGAACCGCAGCAGAAAAAAAATTCATGAAGAAACGGTAGAGCTTTATCCTCAGTAA
- a CDS encoding rhomboid family intramembrane serine protease: protein MSHPDDKRQECRALEVPPGVDLSPLSFFLYRQGIPHKITEEVGVQVIWVLSATLVDPVRQVYQDWQSGLLKLTPAPERKGVGIKAMTKNIPWSRYPLTLLLLVISVLVAVISDFGQNGAVVAALNFVPLQFLPTDQGTTVYLSSLAFTLKQGEYWRLITPVLLHFSVLHLVFNMMWLFDLGRRIEARFGGLHLLLLVITSGLVSNFAQYIFGGDIVIFGGFSGVIYGLLGYCMIREKVDKSCHFDILPAIYGFMLIFLVVGYTGALDFMLGSSIANAAHTGGLLSGAFIGGLAGILVKTGKKNAEKQE, encoded by the coding sequence GTGAGCCATCCAGATGATAAGCGGCAAGAGTGTCGGGCTCTGGAGGTTCCGCCCGGGGTTGACTTGAGTCCATTGTCTTTTTTTCTTTATCGTCAGGGAATTCCTCACAAGATAACCGAGGAAGTGGGCGTGCAGGTCATTTGGGTTTTAAGTGCCACACTGGTTGATCCCGTCAGGCAGGTGTATCAGGACTGGCAATCGGGTCTGTTGAAGTTAACTCCTGCCCCTGAACGAAAGGGGGTAGGAATAAAGGCCATGACAAAAAATATTCCATGGTCCAGGTACCCCCTGACACTGTTGTTATTGGTTATTTCTGTACTGGTTGCCGTTATTTCTGACTTTGGCCAGAACGGGGCAGTGGTTGCAGCACTTAATTTTGTACCCTTGCAATTCCTGCCAACCGACCAGGGAACAACGGTCTACTTATCCAGTCTGGCGTTCACCCTGAAGCAGGGAGAGTATTGGCGCTTAATAACCCCGGTTTTGCTCCACTTTTCAGTACTGCACCTGGTGTTTAATATGATGTGGTTATTTGACCTGGGGCGAAGGATTGAAGCCAGGTTTGGCGGGTTGCATTTGTTATTGCTGGTTATTACATCAGGTTTGGTTTCTAATTTTGCCCAATATATCTTTGGCGGTGATATCGTGATCTTTGGAGGATTTTCCGGGGTGATATACGGATTGCTGGGCTACTGTATGATCCGTGAGAAAGTCGATAAGTCTTGCCACTTTGATATTTTGCCTGCGATTTATGGGTTTATGCTGATCTTTTTAGTGGTTGGATATACCGGAGCACTGGACTTTATGCTGGGTAGTAGCATAGCTAACGCCGCCCATACCGGAGGCTTGTTGTCCGGAGCATTTATCGGAGGGCTTGCTGGAATATTAGTTAAAACAGGCAAAAAAAACGCTGAAAAGCAGGAATAA
- a CDS encoding VWA domain-containing protein, translated as MMLLDSFHFLRPLWLIMLIPCLIMAVMLWQRKLQQSSWKQVIAPHLLPHLLQGKEQKSGKFPYSLLIIGWFIACLGLAGPTWEKIPIPVNKSQEPLVVVVDMSYNMLATDLKPNRLTRLRYKLLDLFENRKEGLTGLVVYAGSAHTVAPLTDDSRTLANLVKALSPDIMPSQGNNPATGVEMAINLLQQSLGKPGTILLITSQISDSGTHKIESMLKSSPNKLSIIGIGSEQGAPISLPRGGFLKNEQGKIVIPQLERDNLVNLTRKNRGVYHDFTLTDADLQQVLPKTSRSDEAIQVERQFDQWHDAGFWLVLLLLPLALGAFRRGWVTLFLIAVLYQPSPNAMALEWPSLWKNQNQQGAEALEKGNPEEAAELFQDQQWKAEALYQAKKYKEAATLFGTSEVASQLYNKANAQARAGELKQAVATYRQAQEKLSSSPEEQTRYPALKEDITFNKALVEKLLKEQENQKNNKDPQKNKDQQKDKNQQQDQQQSQDPSDQQDQQDQQDQQDQQDQQDQQDQQDQQQDNSNPSNQQEGQNPQNSPQNQQEPESAKDQNNQDQPQDSPPKPEEQQSTPESSGEDEDQQTEGEQAKANQSPAEADNSPITPDEQALESWLRTIPDDPGGLLRRKFMQQREQEQREE; from the coding sequence ATGATGCTGTTAGACAGTTTTCACTTTCTACGCCCCCTGTGGCTTATTATGCTGATTCCCTGCCTGATCATGGCGGTGATGTTATGGCAACGAAAGCTTCAACAAAGCAGCTGGAAGCAGGTGATTGCTCCCCATCTCCTACCCCACCTGCTTCAGGGAAAAGAGCAGAAATCCGGTAAATTCCCCTACTCCCTTCTGATTATCGGCTGGTTCATTGCCTGCCTAGGACTGGCTGGCCCCACCTGGGAAAAAATCCCTATTCCGGTCAACAAAAGCCAGGAACCACTGGTTGTAGTGGTGGATATGTCATATAACATGCTGGCAACAGACCTTAAGCCCAACCGGCTCACCCGGCTGAGATATAAATTACTGGATCTTTTCGAAAACAGAAAGGAAGGCCTGACAGGACTGGTTGTTTATGCAGGCTCAGCACATACGGTTGCACCATTGACCGATGACAGTCGTACCCTGGCCAACCTGGTTAAGGCCCTTAGCCCTGATATTATGCCATCCCAGGGCAATAACCCGGCTACCGGCGTTGAAATGGCCATAAACCTCCTTCAGCAAAGTCTTGGTAAACCCGGAACGATACTGCTTATCACCAGTCAGATCAGTGACTCCGGAACCCATAAAATCGAGTCCATGCTGAAAAGCTCACCCAATAAACTGTCCATCATCGGTATTGGCTCCGAGCAAGGGGCTCCCATCTCACTGCCCAGAGGAGGATTCCTGAAAAATGAGCAGGGTAAAATTGTTATCCCTCAGCTGGAACGTGACAATCTGGTGAACCTCACCAGAAAAAACCGGGGCGTCTATCATGATTTCACCCTGACAGATGCAGACCTCCAACAAGTACTTCCGAAAACATCCAGAAGCGATGAGGCTATTCAGGTTGAGCGACAATTTGATCAATGGCACGATGCGGGCTTCTGGCTGGTATTGCTACTGCTACCTTTAGCTTTAGGCGCATTCCGCCGGGGATGGGTGACCCTGTTTTTAATCGCTGTACTGTACCAACCCTCGCCCAATGCCATGGCACTGGAGTGGCCATCCCTATGGAAAAACCAGAACCAGCAGGGAGCAGAAGCCCTTGAGAAAGGTAACCCGGAAGAGGCTGCTGAGCTATTTCAGGATCAACAGTGGAAAGCTGAAGCCCTGTACCAGGCAAAAAAATATAAAGAAGCGGCGACACTCTTTGGCACATCAGAGGTCGCGAGCCAGCTCTATAACAAAGCCAATGCCCAGGCCAGGGCCGGAGAGCTGAAACAGGCGGTTGCCACTTACCGGCAGGCACAGGAAAAGCTCTCTTCCAGTCCGGAAGAGCAAACAAGATACCCTGCCCTGAAAGAAGATATCACGTTTAATAAAGCCCTGGTTGAGAAGTTGCTGAAGGAGCAGGAGAACCAGAAAAATAATAAAGACCCGCAAAAAAATAAAGATCAGCAAAAAGACAAGAACCAGCAACAGGATCAACAGCAATCACAGGATCCATCTGACCAGCAAGACCAGCAAGACCAGCAAGACCAGCAAGACCAGCAAGACCAGCAAGACCAGCAAGACCAGCAAGACCAGCAACAGGATAACTCTAACCCATCAAACCAGCAGGAAGGGCAGAATCCACAGAACTCACCACAAAATCAGCAAGAGCCTGAATCTGCCAAAGACCAAAATAACCAGGACCAGCCACAGGACTCCCCCCCGAAGCCGGAAGAGCAACAGTCCACACCTGAATCATCAGGGGAAGATGAAGACCAGCAGACCGAAGGTGAGCAAGCCAAAGCCAACCAGTCACCTGCGGAAGCAGATAACAGCCCCATAACACCTGATGAACAGGCGCTGGAAAGCTGGCTCCGGACCATTCCTGACGACCCGGGTGGCCTGTTAAGACGTAAATTTATGCAACAGCGTGAACAAGAGCAAAGAGAGGAATAA
- the pepN gene encoding aminopeptidase N, with amino-acid sequence MKESQPKAIFLKDYQAPDYWIDKTNLVFDLHEDYALVTSTLHIRQNEQGEGHPDLVLSGVDMELVSVAIDGRKLAEDEFREGQSELVIPIDRDQFILEVKNRIKPQENTSLEGLYKSNGMFCTQCEAEGFRKITYYLDRPDVMSTFSTQIIADKARYPVLLANGNDVERGELDNGRHWVKWEDPFKKPSYLFALVAGDLESIEDRYTTMSGREVTLRIFTESHNIHKCDHAMVSLKKSMKWDEEVYGREYDLDIFMIVAVDHFNMGAMENKGLNIFNSSCVLASPETATDARYQRIEAIVAHEYFHNWSGNRVTCRDWFQLSLKEGFTVFRDSEFSADMNSRGVKRIEDVAMLRTAQFAEDAGPMSHPVRPESYIEISNFYTVTVYEKGAEVVRMIHSLLGEKDFRKGSDLYFKRHDGQAVTCEDFVKAMEDASGKDLSQFRLWYSQSGTPVLHVSDAYDKASGTYSLTIEQSCPATPGQENKAPFHIPVKLALLDNSGKALSLNEHGDVEQVLDVKQAKETFLFNNLPEKPLPSLLRGFSAPVRLEYAYSKDDLVFLMQHDSDSFNRWDACQRLAMAEINQLVAALARGESKEPDQQLIDAFGHVLADSTLDMAVKTEMLTLPFEAAIAEQSESIQPGLIHKARKQVKQAIAAAHQSQFHQLWKELSQEKPYRPEARDIAERTLKNICLGYMVALNHKEMMDLAKEQYDRSGNMTDRFAALSYVVNAEYQDKPSIDALLSDFLNRYQDDANVMDQWFSVQAGSPQMGTLSHVQSLMEHKLFDATSPNKLRALVGAFAQNMAGFHDSEGEGYQFLADLVIEYDCKNPQLASRLLQPLTRWKKYEPQSRELMKKALESISKVPELSTDVFEVVNKSL; translated from the coding sequence ATGAAAGAATCGCAGCCCAAAGCTATTTTTCTGAAAGACTATCAGGCACCTGACTATTGGATTGACAAGACCAACCTGGTCTTTGATCTTCACGAAGATTATGCACTGGTCACTTCAACATTACACATACGTCAGAATGAACAGGGTGAGGGGCATCCCGATCTGGTTCTTAGTGGTGTTGATATGGAGTTAGTCAGTGTTGCCATTGACGGCAGAAAACTGGCGGAAGATGAGTTCAGGGAAGGCCAGTCCGAGCTGGTTATTCCTATAGACCGGGATCAATTTATTCTGGAGGTCAAGAACCGCATCAAGCCTCAGGAAAACACTTCCCTGGAGGGACTGTACAAGTCCAACGGAATGTTCTGTACCCAGTGTGAGGCAGAAGGTTTCAGGAAAATCACCTATTACCTGGACCGCCCGGATGTAATGTCTACTTTTTCCACACAAATTATTGCGGATAAAGCGCGTTATCCAGTGCTGCTGGCCAATGGTAATGATGTTGAGCGTGGGGAGCTGGATAATGGCCGGCACTGGGTAAAATGGGAAGATCCTTTCAAAAAGCCCAGCTATCTTTTTGCGTTGGTGGCTGGTGATCTGGAGTCTATTGAAGACCGGTATACCACCATGAGTGGCAGGGAAGTGACCCTGAGGATCTTTACCGAGTCCCATAATATCCATAAGTGTGATCATGCCATGGTATCCCTGAAAAAATCCATGAAGTGGGATGAAGAGGTCTATGGGCGTGAATACGATCTGGATATCTTTATGATCGTTGCTGTGGATCATTTCAATATGGGAGCCATGGAGAACAAGGGGTTGAATATTTTTAACTCCTCCTGCGTCCTGGCCAGCCCTGAGACAGCAACCGATGCCCGTTATCAGCGCATAGAAGCGATAGTGGCCCATGAGTATTTCCATAACTGGTCCGGTAACAGGGTGACTTGCCGTGACTGGTTCCAGTTAAGTTTAAAAGAAGGGTTCACGGTATTCAGGGACAGTGAGTTTTCCGCTGATATGAACTCCCGTGGGGTCAAGCGGATTGAAGACGTAGCCATGTTGAGAACGGCTCAGTTTGCAGAAGATGCGGGTCCTATGTCTCACCCTGTACGTCCTGAGTCGTATATAGAGATTTCCAATTTCTATACCGTAACGGTCTACGAAAAAGGGGCGGAAGTGGTTCGGATGATCCATAGCCTGTTAGGAGAGAAGGATTTCCGTAAAGGTTCTGACCTTTACTTCAAGCGCCATGATGGTCAGGCGGTAACCTGTGAAGACTTTGTTAAGGCAATGGAAGATGCCAGCGGTAAAGACCTCAGTCAGTTCAGGTTGTGGTACAGCCAGTCAGGAACACCGGTTCTGCATGTTTCTGATGCCTATGATAAAGCCTCTGGCACCTACAGCCTGACAATAGAGCAAAGCTGCCCTGCAACCCCCGGTCAGGAGAACAAAGCGCCTTTCCATATCCCCGTCAAGCTGGCACTTCTTGATAACTCCGGTAAAGCACTGTCCCTGAATGAGCATGGGGATGTTGAGCAGGTTCTGGATGTTAAACAGGCCAAAGAAACCTTCCTGTTTAATAATTTGCCTGAAAAGCCTTTGCCATCATTGTTGCGCGGTTTTTCTGCACCTGTTCGCCTGGAATACGCCTATAGCAAAGATGACCTGGTATTCCTGATGCAGCATGATTCTGACAGTTTTAACCGCTGGGATGCCTGTCAACGTCTGGCCATGGCAGAAATTAATCAGCTGGTAGCTGCTCTGGCAAGAGGAGAGTCAAAAGAGCCTGATCAGCAACTGATTGATGCGTTTGGTCATGTGTTGGCGGACTCCACCCTGGATATGGCCGTAAAAACTGAAATGCTGACGCTGCCTTTTGAAGCCGCTATTGCTGAACAATCAGAGAGTATTCAGCCCGGGTTGATTCATAAGGCGCGGAAGCAGGTTAAGCAGGCAATTGCCGCAGCCCATCAGTCCCAATTCCATCAGCTTTGGAAAGAGCTGTCACAGGAAAAACCTTACCGTCCAGAGGCCAGGGATATTGCTGAACGAACCCTGAAAAATATTTGTCTGGGTTATATGGTAGCTCTAAACCACAAGGAAATGATGGATCTTGCCAAAGAGCAATATGATCGTTCTGGCAATATGACTGATCGTTTTGCCGCGTTGTCTTATGTGGTGAATGCGGAGTATCAGGATAAACCTTCTATAGATGCATTGCTCAGCGATTTCCTTAATCGCTATCAGGATGATGCCAATGTGATGGATCAGTGGTTTAGCGTTCAGGCGGGGAGTCCCCAGATGGGAACCCTGTCTCATGTGCAATCCCTGATGGAACATAAGCTGTTTGATGCCACCAGTCCTAACAAGCTAAGAGCCCTGGTGGGAGCCTTTGCCCAGAATATGGCCGGGTTCCATGATTCAGAAGGCGAAGGTTATCAATTCCTGGCTGATCTTGTGATTGAATATGATTGTAAAAACCCGCAACTGGCCTCCCGTCTGTTACAACCGTTGACTCGCTGGAAAAAATACGAGCCTCAAAGCAGGGAGCTGATGAAGAAAGCGCTGGAATCTATCAGCAAAGTGCCTGAGTTATCCACGGATGTTTTTGAGGTGGTAAATAAGAGTCTGTAA
- a CDS encoding DUF2780 domain-containing protein — protein MPWKSTPSSPEQKIRIDENSLTSSLVQSLGVTTKQAEGGAGALLDVAENTLSKADFSKIVTAIPDAGSLLGTTPTMGGNLASSGGSSKLIDGYNHIKKQFESLGLNSSMISSFISVMVQYLGKGDDSTPSDLLQSALSTALSGSAGSLINSF, from the coding sequence GTGCCATGGAAGTCAACACCATCATCTCCTGAGCAGAAAATCAGAATCGATGAGAACAGCCTTACCAGCTCACTGGTTCAGTCGTTGGGGGTGACGACAAAACAGGCAGAAGGAGGAGCCGGAGCCTTACTGGATGTAGCAGAAAACACGCTTTCCAAGGCCGATTTTTCGAAAATTGTTACCGCCATACCTGATGCCGGTAGTCTACTGGGAACCACACCCACAATGGGTGGAAATTTAGCTTCCAGCGGTGGTAGCAGCAAGTTAATAGATGGCTATAACCATATAAAAAAACAATTTGAATCCCTGGGACTCAACAGCTCGATGATTTCCAGCTTTATATCTGTAATGGTTCAATACCTTGGCAAAGGAGATGACAGCACCCCCTCAGACCTGCTTCAATCAGCACTGTCTACAGCTTTATCCGGTTCTGCCGGCTCTTTAATTAACAGCTTTTAA
- a CDS encoding DUF2797 domain-containing protein, with protein sequence MPVALQDKVSYTLAVGNQQLPLNGLLGRKLSLEYLGEIHCSHCGRKTRKSFSQGYCYPCFRKLPQCDSCIVSPEKCHYHLGTCRDPAWGEQFCMADHIVYLANSSGLKVGITRASQVPTRWIDQGATQALPFIRVSTRQQSGLLEQLFKEFVNDRTNWRAMLKGPAKPVDLVEAASELLAMNRSRIDAIQKEFGLQAIQPLENLDAITIDYPVECYPTKVTSLSFDKTPFIEGVLQGIKGQYLLLDTGVFNVRKHTAYQARVCVH encoded by the coding sequence ATGCCAGTGGCACTTCAGGATAAGGTAAGTTATACCCTGGCTGTAGGCAATCAGCAGTTGCCTTTAAACGGGTTATTAGGCCGGAAACTCTCTTTGGAGTATCTGGGAGAAATTCATTGTAGTCATTGCGGACGGAAAACCAGAAAGAGTTTCAGTCAGGGGTATTGTTACCCCTGCTTTCGCAAATTGCCCCAATGTGACAGCTGTATAGTCAGTCCGGAAAAGTGTCACTACCATCTAGGAACCTGTCGTGACCCGGCCTGGGGTGAGCAGTTTTGCATGGCTGACCATATCGTTTATCTTGCCAATTCTTCCGGACTCAAGGTGGGTATCACCCGGGCCAGCCAGGTTCCCACCCGCTGGATTGACCAGGGGGCAACCCAGGCACTGCCTTTTATTCGGGTATCTACACGACAGCAGTCTGGTTTGTTGGAGCAGCTCTTTAAGGAGTTTGTGAATGACCGGACCAACTGGAGAGCTATGTTAAAAGGCCCTGCTAAACCGGTTGATCTGGTTGAGGCAGCTTCTGAATTATTAGCCATGAATAGAAGCCGCATTGATGCTATCCAGAAAGAGTTTGGTCTTCAGGCTATTCAACCCCTTGAAAATTTGGATGCAATCACTATTGATTATCCTGTTGAATGCTATCCCACTAAGGTCACTTCTCTATCATTTGATAAAACACCTTTTATAGAAGGTGTTTTGCAAGGTATCAAGGGGCAGTATCTGCTGCTGGATACTGGTGTATTCAATGTGCGGAAACATACTGCCTATCAAGCCCGTGTCTGTGTTCATTAG